The following DNA comes from Enterobacter sp. SA187.
TATCGCGATTGTCACCGGCGATACTAAAGTCGTGCAGCGCGGCGCGGCGGATAAGCTTTTTATTAACACTGCCGGGATCGGCGCTATCCCCGCCGGGATCCGCTGGGGGGCGCAACAGCTGCAACCCGGCGATCTGCTGCTGGTGAGCGGCACGCTGGGGGATCACGGCGCGACCATCCTCAATCTGCGGGAAAACCTCGGTCTGGATGGCGATCTGGTGAGCGACTGCGCCGTACTGACGCCGCTTGTCCAGTCTCTGCGCGATATTCCCGGCGTCAAAGCCCTGCGCGATGCCACCCGCGGCGGCGTCAACGCGGTGGCCCATGAGTTTGCCGCCAGCTGCGGCTACGGTATTGAACTGCGCGAGGCCGACCTGCCGATGAAACCGGCGGTGCGCGGCGTCTGTGAACTGCTGGGGCTGGAGGCGCTGAATTTTGCCAATGAAGGCAAACTGGTGATCGCCGTGGAACGCCATGCCGCCGATGCGGTACTGGAGCGACTGCGCGCCCATCCGCTCGGCCGCGACGCGGCGCTGATAGGCGAAGTGGTCGGGCGCAAGGGCGTGCGTCTCGCCGGATTATATGGCGTGAAGCGCATACTGGATCTGCCGCACGCTGAGCCGCTGCCGCGCATTTGCTGATATTTGCGCCGCCGCCACCTGTATTCATTAAAACTCTTTTTGCACCGGCTTTCGGTGCCTTTCTGGACTAGCGATATGTCGTATACACCGATGAGCGATCTCGGGCAGCAGGGCCTGTTTGATATTACGCGCACGTTATTACATCAGCCCGATCTGCCGTCGCTCTGTCAGAGCCTGACGCAGCTGGTGAAGGCGTCAGACCTGGCGGACAGCGCAGCGATCGTATTATGGAACGCCGACGATCATCATGCCCGCTATTACGCCACGCGGGCAGATGGCCGCGCGGTGAAATATGAAGATGACACGCTGCTGGCGCACGGCCCGGTGCGGCGCATTCTGTCACGCCCGGAGGCGCTGCACTGCAATTACGCGGAGTTCTGCGACACCTGGCCGCAGCTGGCGGCCAGCGGCCTGTACGATCCCTGGGGACACTACTCTCTGCTGCCTCTGGCGATTGACGGGCGGATCTTCGGCGGCTGCGAGTTTATTCGTCAGGCGGACAGGCCCTGGAGCGAGAAAGAGTACGCCCGTCTGCATACCCTCGCCCAGCTCACCGGCGTGGTGATGGAACATATTCAGCAGCACCCTGACGGCGCATCCGATCACGAACTGCTGTGCCGCGAGCGGGATAACTTCCGCATTCTGGTGGCCATTACCAATGCGGTATTGTCCCGGCTGGACATTGACGATCTGGTCAGCGAGGTGGCGAAAGAGATCCACCACTATTTCCACATCGACGCCATCAGCATCGTGCTGCGCAGCAGTCGTAAAGGCAAACTCAATATTTACTCCACCCATTATCCGAATGACCGCTCGCCGGTGCATGAGCAAAGTGAAGTGGACGAGGCGGGTACGCTCTCCGAGCGGGTATTTAACAGCAAGGATGTGCTGGTGCTGAAACTGCACGAGCGCGACAAACTGGCCCCTTATGAGCGTCGGCTGTTTGAAACCTGGGGCAATAAGATCCAGACGCTGTGCCTGCTGCCGCTGATGTCCGGCAGCACGCTGCTCGGCGTGCTTAAACTTGCGCAGTGCGATGGCGAAACCTTTACGCCGTCCACCCTGTCGCTGTTGCGGCAGATCGCTGAACGGGTGGCCATTGCCGTCGACAATGCGCAGGCCTATCAGGAAATTCACCGCCTGAAAGAACGGCTGGTGGATGAAAACCTGGCGCTCACCGAGCAGCTTAACAACGTGGACAGCGAGTTCGGGGAGATTATCGGCCGCAGCGAAGCCATGTACAGCGTGCTGCAACAGGTGGAAATGGTGGCGAAAAGCAACAGTACGGTGCTCATCCTTGGCGAAACCGGCACCGGGAAAGAACTGATTGCCCGCGCTATTCATAATCTCAGCGGACGCAACGCGCGCCGCATGGTGAAAATGAACTGCGCCGCCATGCCTGCCGGACTGCTGGAAAGCGATCTCTTTGGTCATGAGCGCGGAGCTTTTACCGGGGCCAGCGCCCAGCGCATCGGCCGCTTTGAACTGGCGGATAAAAGTTCGCTCTTCCTGGATGAAGTGGGTGATATGCCGCTCGAACTTCAGCCGAAGCTGCTGCGGGTATTGCAGGAGCAGGAGTTTGAACGCCTCGGCAGCAACAAACTGATCCAGACGGATGTGCGCCTGATCGCCGCCACCAATCGCGATCTGAAACAGATGGTGGCCGATCGCGAATTTCGCAGCGATCTCTACTATCGCCTGAACGTCTTTCCGATCCGCATTCCGCCGCTGCGTGAACGCCCGGAAGATATTCCCCTGCTGGTCAAAGCCTTCACCTTCAAAATCGCCCACCGGCTGGGGCGCAATATCGACAGCATCCCCGCCGAAACGCTGCGTATTTTAAGCAACCAGCCGTGGCCGGGTAATGTGCGCGAGCTGGAAAACGTTGTCGAGCGCGCCGTGCTGCTGACGCGGGGCAACGTTCTGCAATTGTCGATGGCGGAAATGAGCGTGCCGCAACGCTTCGATGCGGCGGTGGAAACGCCGCAGGAGGGCGAAGATGAATATCAGTTGATCGTCAGGATCCTGCGTGAAACCAACGGCGTGGTCGCCGGGCCAAAAGGCGCGGCGCAGCGGCTGGGGTTAAAACGCACGACGCTGCTCTCAAGGATGAAGCGGCTGGGGATTGATAAAGATACGCTGCACTAAACGGATGGCCCGGCGGAATAAAGGTCGGGCTATTTTTTGGGACGGTATTTTTCCGGCAGTTCCGGCACCGGGCGCTTATCATCGATCAGATGGCGCACCGTCAGCACCGGGTGCCGCCACAGCATCCGCGGCCCCGCCCAGCGCATGATCGCCTTCATCTCTTCACGCTTTACCGGCTGATAGCAGTGCACCGGGCACTGTTTGCACGCCGGCTTTTCCTCGCCAAACACGCATTTATCCAGCCGTTTTTCCGCATAGGCGTACAGCGCGTCGTAATGCTCCGCATCGGCAACGGCATCGGGTGACTGCCGCTGATAGAGCGTGATCATTTTACGGATGGTGAGTTTTTCGCGGGCAATGCGTTTGCCGGACATAGGAACGCGCTCCTGAATATAAACATGCTTTTATTTTACAACTTTACATTCCCTGCCACCAGATCGGTGATTTTTTGTCTGCCTGGCTATTAAATGCGAATAATTTTCGCTCAGACCTATAGCGTGTGCTATATAACATAGCAAAGGCTATATTCGCTGTATTATTAACCACGCCATCATGAGGGATACCATGCCGTACTCATCACGTCTGAGATTCGTGTTCGCCGCTGCCCTGGTTTCGCTGTTCGCCCTTTCGCCCGCGCAGGCAAAAGAGAAATTCAGGGTCATCACCACTTTCACCGTGATCGCAGATATGGCGCAAAACGTGGCGGGGGATGCGGCAGAGGTCAGTTCGATCACCAAACCGGGGGCGGAGATCCACGAATATCAGCCGACGCCCGGCGACATTAAACGCGCCCAGGGCGCGCAGTTGATCCTCGCCAATGGTCTGAACCTGGAGCTGTGGTTTGCGCGTTTTTATCAGCATCTGTCCGGCGTGCCGGAGGTGGTGGTATCTGATGGTGTAAAACCGATGGGCATCAGCGAAGGCCCCTATAACGGTAAACCTAATCCTCATGCATGGATGTCTGCCGAAAATGCGCTGATCTACGTGGATAACATTCGTGATGCGCTGGTGAAATACGATCCGGACAACGCACAAATCTACCAGCAAAACGCGACAGCCTATAAAGCGAAGATCCAGGCAACGCTGGCTCCGGTGCGCGCGCAGCTGGACTCACTGCCTGCGGACAAACGCTGGCTGGTGACCAGCGAGGGGGCGTTCTCCTATCTGGCGCGGGATTATGATCTCAAAGAGCTGTACCTGTGGCCGATCAATGCCGATCAGCAGGGCACACCGCAACAAGTGCGCAAAGTGATCGACGCGATCAAGAAAAATCATATTCCGGTGGTGTTCAGCGAAAGTACGGTATCGGATAAACCGGCGAAACAGGTGGCGCGGGAAACCGGCGCGCTCTACGGCGGCGTACTCTACGTTGACTCCCTCAGCGCCGCCGGCGGCCCGGTGCCGACCTTTCTCGATCTGCTGCGCGTAACCAGTGAAACCCTGGTGAAAGGCATTCAGCAGGGCGTGGAGGCGCAAAAATGAATACCTCAGCGCAAACCCAGTCGCCAGGCCTCCATATTCAGCACGTTACCGTCACCTATCGCAACGGCCATACCGCGCTGCGTGACGCCAGTTTTAGCGTGCCGCGGGGTTCCATTGCCGCGCTGGTGGGCATCAACGGCTCGGGTAAATCCACGCTGTTCAAGGCACTGATGGGCTTTGTGCGGCTGGCGGGCGGTGAGATTTCCATCCTTCAGCGGCCTGTTAAACAGGCGCTGCGTGAAAATCTGGTGTCTTACGTCCCGCAGGCCGAGGAGGTGGACTGGTCGTTTCCGGTACTGGTGGAAGATGTGGTGATGATGGGCCGTTACGGGCATATGGGAATGCTGCGCCGGGCGAAAGCGCCGGATCATCAGGCTGTGGACGCCGCCCTTGCCCGCGTGGGGATGCTGGAATTTCGTCACCGGCAGATCGGCGAGCTATCCGGCGGGCAGAAAAAGCGCGTGTTTCTTGCCCGCGCCATCGCCCAGGACGGGCAGGTCATTTTGCTGGATGAGCCATTCACCGGTGTCGATGTACAGACCGAAGCGAAGATCATCGAACTGCTGCGCGAACTGCGCGACGAGGGGCGCACTATGCTGGTATCGACGCACAATTTAGGCTCGGTCACAGAGTTCTGTGATTACACAGTGATGGTCAAAGGCACGGTGCTGGCGAGCGGGCCGACGGAAACCACCTTTACCGCAGAAAACCTTGAACAGGCGTTCAGCGGCGTGCTGCGTCACGTGGTGTTAAGCGGCAGTGAGGAGCACATCATCACCGATGACGAGCGCCCCTTTATTTCCCGCCGTCCGCCTGCAAAAGGAGAGCAGCCGTGAACTGGATCCTGGAGCCGTTCGGTTACGAATACATGCTTAACGCCATGTGGGTATCGGCGCTGGTGGGCGGCGTGTGCGCGTTTTTATCCTGCTATCTGATGCTTAAAGGCTGGTCGTTGATCGGCGACGCGCTGTCTCACTCCATTGTGCCGGGCGTAGCGGGCGCTTATATGCTCGGTCTGCCCTTCTCCCTCGGCGCGTTCTTATCCGGGGGGCTGGCGGCGGGCGCGATGCTGTTTCTTAATCAGCGCTCGCGCCTGAAAGAAGATGCCATTATCGGCCTGATTTTTTCATCCTTTTTCGGCATTGGCCTGTTTATGGTGTCGCTCAATCCCACGTCCGTAAATATTCAGACCATCGTGCTGGGCAATATTCTGGCCATCGCGCCGGAAGACGTCATTCAGCTCGCCATTATCGGCATCGTCTCGCTGGTCATTCTGTTTCTGAAATGGAAAGACCTGATGGTGACCTTTTTTGATGAGAACCATGCCCGCTCCATTGGCCTCAACCCGGCGCGTCTGAAGCTACTGTTCTTTACGCTGCTGTCGGTGTCCACCGTCGCCGCGCTGCAAACCGTCGGGGCCTTTCTGGTGATCTGTCTGGTGGTGACGCCGGGCGCGACCGCCTGGCTGCTCACTGACCGCTTCCCCCGCCTGCTGGCGATTGCGGTGGCGATTGGCAGTATCACCAGCTTTCTCGGTGCCTGGGTCAGCTATTACCTGGACGGCGCAACCGGCGGCATCATCGTGGTGGCGCAAACGCTGCTGTTCCTGCTGGCCTTTGTGTTTGCGCCTAAACATGGTCTGCTGGCGAACCGCCGCCGGGCGCGGCTGGCAAATCAGGAGGCGGCATAATGTTCGAACCCTTCCAGTTTGATTTTATGGTAAACGCGCTGGCGATTTCGGTGATTGTCGCCGTGCCCTGCGCCCTGCTGTCGGTATTTCTGGTGCTGAAAGGCTGGGCGCTGATGGGTGACGCCATGAGCCACGCCGTCTTTCCCGGCGTGGTGATCGCCTGGATCATCGGTATCCCCGTCGCCATAGGTGCCTTTATCGCCGGACTGTTCTGCGCCATCGCTACCGGCTATCTCGACGATAACAGCCGCATTAAGCGCGATACGCTGATGGGCATTGTCTTTTCCGGCATGTTTGGCGCAGGACTGATCCTCTATATCTCCATCCAGTCGGAAGTGCATCTCGACCATATTTTATTTGGCGATATGCTGGGCGTGGCAACAAGCGACATCCTGCAAAGCAGCCTGATAGCCGCCGGAGTGGCGCTGGTGATGCTGGTAAAATGGAAGGATTTTTTACTGCATGCCTTTGATGCGCAGCAGGCAAAAGCCTGCGGTCTGAACACCGCCCTGCTCCATTATGGCCTGCTGTGCATGATCGCCCTGACGATAGTCGCCACCTTAAAATCGGTAGGAATTATTCTGTCAATTTCGCTGCTCATCGCCCCCGGTGCGGTCGCGGTGCTGCTGACGCGCCGTTTCGCCCATGCCTTGTGGCTGGCGGTGATACTGGCCGTGGTGGTCTCTTTTGCCGGGGTCTATCTCTCTTTCTGGCTCGACAGCGCCCCCGCGCCAACCATTGTCGTGCTTTTCACTGCGGTATTTATCCTCGCCTTTCTGGTCGCAGGCTGGCGGGATCGCCGGGCGACAGCCATAAATTAAGCGCCCGCCTGGGGGCGTCAGACGCCCCCAGGTAGGGTAAAAACGTTATTAATGTCAATTTATTGTTTTAAAACGATAAAAAACCATCAACTTACTGTGACTAAACTTTACAAATCACGCCAGCAGGCAGCAAAATGGCTCCTGTCTTAAACTTAAATTGGTTGCGGCTTTTTTCAGCGACCAGCTGATGGTTCCGGGTGAGGATGGAGAATGTTTTCTTTTGTCGCAAGGCAGGCAATTTTTGATGAAAATCTCAATACTTTCGGGTATGAGCTGCTCTTCAGAGATAGCATGACTAACCAGTTTCCCAATGTCTCGCCTGAACAAGCGACTGCTCAGCTTATTGAAGAACAATTTCTCGGTGTACCAACCGACCGTCAGAGCGCTGCCAGCGCGGTATTTGTTAACTTTCCCTATGAACTGCTGATTAAAGGGCTGGCAGAAACCTTGCCCAAAGATCGGGTAGTTGTCGAAATTCTGGAAACCGCACAGCCGGATCCGCGTCTGCTGGAAACCGTTAAGCAACTGCATAAAAAAGGCTTTCGTATTGCGCTGGATGATTTTTCG
Coding sequences within:
- a CDS encoding metal ABC transporter substrate-binding protein: MPYSSRLRFVFAAALVSLFALSPAQAKEKFRVITTFTVIADMAQNVAGDAAEVSSITKPGAEIHEYQPTPGDIKRAQGAQLILANGLNLELWFARFYQHLSGVPEVVVSDGVKPMGISEGPYNGKPNPHAWMSAENALIYVDNIRDALVKYDPDNAQIYQQNATAYKAKIQATLAPVRAQLDSLPADKRWLVTSEGAFSYLARDYDLKELYLWPINADQQGTPQQVRKVIDAIKKNHIPVVFSESTVSDKPAKQVARETGALYGGVLYVDSLSAAGGPVPTFLDLLRVTSETLVKGIQQGVEAQK
- the hypE gene encoding hydrogenase expression/formation protein HypE; this encodes MSTVQLAHGSGGQAMQQLIGSLFMQAFDNPWLAEQEDQARLDLATLSAAGDRLAFSTDSYVIDPLFFPGGDIGKLAICGTANDVAVSGALPRFFSCGFILEEGLPLDTLRAVVNSMAATAKAAGIAIVTGDTKVVQRGAADKLFINTAGIGAIPAGIRWGAQQLQPGDLLLVSGTLGDHGATILNLRENLGLDGDLVSDCAVLTPLVQSLRDIPGVKALRDATRGGVNAVAHEFAASCGYGIELREADLPMKPAVRGVCELLGLEALNFANEGKLVIAVERHAADAVLERLRAHPLGRDAALIGEVVGRKGVRLAGLYGVKRILDLPHAEPLPRIC
- a CDS encoding manganese/iron ABC transporter ATP-binding protein, which encodes MNTSAQTQSPGLHIQHVTVTYRNGHTALRDASFSVPRGSIAALVGINGSGKSTLFKALMGFVRLAGGEISILQRPVKQALRENLVSYVPQAEEVDWSFPVLVEDVVMMGRYGHMGMLRRAKAPDHQAVDAALARVGMLEFRHRQIGELSGGQKKRVFLARAIAQDGQVILLDEPFTGVDVQTEAKIIELLRELRDEGRTMLVSTHNLGSVTEFCDYTVMVKGTVLASGPTETTFTAENLEQAFSGVLRHVVLSGSEEHIITDDERPFISRRPPAKGEQP
- the flhA gene encoding formate hydrogenlyase transcriptional activator FlhA codes for the protein MSYTPMSDLGQQGLFDITRTLLHQPDLPSLCQSLTQLVKASDLADSAAIVLWNADDHHARYYATRADGRAVKYEDDTLLAHGPVRRILSRPEALHCNYAEFCDTWPQLAASGLYDPWGHYSLLPLAIDGRIFGGCEFIRQADRPWSEKEYARLHTLAQLTGVVMEHIQQHPDGASDHELLCRERDNFRILVAITNAVLSRLDIDDLVSEVAKEIHHYFHIDAISIVLRSSRKGKLNIYSTHYPNDRSPVHEQSEVDEAGTLSERVFNSKDVLVLKLHERDKLAPYERRLFETWGNKIQTLCLLPLMSGSTLLGVLKLAQCDGETFTPSTLSLLRQIAERVAIAVDNAQAYQEIHRLKERLVDENLALTEQLNNVDSEFGEIIGRSEAMYSVLQQVEMVAKSNSTVLILGETGTGKELIARAIHNLSGRNARRMVKMNCAAMPAGLLESDLFGHERGAFTGASAQRIGRFELADKSSLFLDEVGDMPLELQPKLLRVLQEQEFERLGSNKLIQTDVRLIAATNRDLKQMVADREFRSDLYYRLNVFPIRIPPLRERPEDIPLLVKAFTFKIAHRLGRNIDSIPAETLRILSNQPWPGNVRELENVVERAVLLTRGNVLQLSMAEMSVPQRFDAAVETPQEGEDEYQLIVRILRETNGVVAGPKGAAQRLGLKRTTLLSRMKRLGIDKDTLH
- the sitD gene encoding iron/manganese ABC transporter permease subunit SitD, which gives rise to MFEPFQFDFMVNALAISVIVAVPCALLSVFLVLKGWALMGDAMSHAVFPGVVIAWIIGIPVAIGAFIAGLFCAIATGYLDDNSRIKRDTLMGIVFSGMFGAGLILYISIQSEVHLDHILFGDMLGVATSDILQSSLIAAGVALVMLVKWKDFLLHAFDAQQAKACGLNTALLHYGLLCMIALTIVATLKSVGIILSISLLIAPGAVAVLLTRRFAHALWLAVILAVVVSFAGVYLSFWLDSAPAPTIVVLFTAVFILAFLVAGWRDRRATAIN
- the sitC gene encoding iron/manganese ABC transporter permease subunit SitC, producing MNWILEPFGYEYMLNAMWVSALVGGVCAFLSCYLMLKGWSLIGDALSHSIVPGVAGAYMLGLPFSLGAFLSGGLAAGAMLFLNQRSRLKEDAIIGLIFSSFFGIGLFMVSLNPTSVNIQTIVLGNILAIAPEDVIQLAIIGIVSLVILFLKWKDLMVTFFDENHARSIGLNPARLKLLFFTLLSVSTVAALQTVGAFLVICLVVTPGATAWLLTDRFPRLLAIAVAIGSITSFLGAWVSYYLDGATGGIIVVAQTLLFLLAFVFAPKHGLLANRRRARLANQEAA
- a CDS encoding nitrous oxide-stimulated promoter family protein, with product MSGKRIAREKLTIRKMITLYQRQSPDAVADAEHYDALYAYAEKRLDKCVFGEEKPACKQCPVHCYQPVKREEMKAIMRWAGPRMLWRHPVLTVRHLIDDKRPVPELPEKYRPKK